A single window of Haloferax marinisediminis DNA harbors:
- a CDS encoding DICT sensory domain-containing protein, translating into MSLSELIAGVAAAERTLTVFNPRDGAVDRLAEHFKDRNVSVQAAMSDVGPSNYAVLGTGTQFHTAVDVTDVLKDAADVEPGFERESYVPILDHLDETLFTSYDRERMLNATREIEDRAWRVGAGELHAGFQTGANLRPQLESYRRLGGRDDLSVHAYIYPSDDVPKVEQFLLHLARSEEIRRSWFVVYDGNGVDDYKCALVAEERADAPGFRGFWTYDPSTVDYIRNHLQTTYSIIESDGDGHDMSGTPSSATKRS; encoded by the coding sequence ATGTCCCTCAGCGAATTGATTGCCGGTGTCGCCGCCGCTGAGCGGACACTCACTGTATTTAACCCGCGGGATGGCGCAGTCGACCGTCTCGCCGAACACTTCAAAGACCGGAACGTCTCGGTCCAAGCGGCGATGTCGGACGTCGGACCATCGAATTACGCAGTGCTCGGAACCGGGACGCAGTTCCACACTGCAGTCGACGTCACCGACGTCCTCAAGGATGCCGCGGACGTCGAACCCGGATTCGAACGAGAGTCCTACGTTCCGATTCTCGACCACCTCGACGAGACGCTCTTTACCTCCTACGACCGCGAACGGATGCTCAATGCGACACGTGAGATAGAAGACCGAGCGTGGCGTGTCGGTGCTGGTGAGTTGCACGCTGGGTTCCAGACGGGCGCGAACCTGCGCCCACAACTGGAGTCGTATCGCCGACTCGGCGGTCGCGACGACCTCTCTGTCCACGCGTACATCTACCCGAGCGACGACGTCCCGAAAGTCGAGCAGTTCTTACTCCACCTCGCCCGTTCCGAAGAGATTCGCCGGTCGTGGTTCGTCGTCTACGACGGAAACGGGGTCGACGACTACAAGTGTGCCCTCGTCGCCGAAGAGCGAGCAGACGCACCGGGATTCAGGGGCTTTTGGACGTACGACCCGTCTACTGTGGACTACATCCGCAACCATCTGCAGACGACGTACTCCATCATCGAATCCGATGGAGACGGACACGATATGTCAGGTACTCCTTCGAGCGCCACGAAGCGCAGTTGA
- a CDS encoding harpin-binding protein produces MISGSDRSNPHTDNVGNGVHTWFAQEAPSIVAGLEASHLIGPLTAATAWKLIAAGRPTEAVELVLEEVDESWRQ; encoded by the coding sequence ATGATTTCCGGATCCGACCGGTCAAATCCGCACACCGACAACGTCGGAAACGGAGTCCACACGTGGTTCGCCCAAGAGGCCCCAAGCATCGTCGCCGGCCTCGAAGCATCTCACCTCATCGGACCGTTGACCGCTGCGACGGCGTGGAAACTCATCGCTGCAGGCCGCCCGACAGAGGCGGTCGAGCTCGTCCTCGAAGAAGTAGACGAGTCGTGGCGACAGTGA
- a CDS encoding ArsR/SmtB family transcription factor, which produces MTRRDLVDDVLSSSDDPGGPLTDEAEDVAPAASSDVPPDSTDEEFLDALGDSVSREVLLACKHAPMTAEELAEKCDVSESTIYRRLETLSSLGLVKRSQRVDSPNKTCYETVVDGLSIHLGDDLRVEAGASNYVVDSMRTLLAAIDVQHLSYEREENSVDVRFELAPHLLDALVELYIRDTNSRDQ; this is translated from the coding sequence ATGACCCGACGAGACCTGGTGGACGACGTTCTGTCGTCGTCAGACGACCCAGGTGGTCCCCTGACAGACGAGGCAGAGGATGTTGCCCCCGCGGCGAGCAGTGACGTTCCACCCGACTCGACTGACGAAGAATTCCTCGATGCACTCGGCGATAGCGTCTCTCGTGAGGTTTTGCTCGCTTGTAAACACGCTCCGATGACTGCCGAGGAACTCGCTGAGAAGTGCGACGTCTCTGAGTCGACCATCTACCGTCGGCTGGAGACGCTCTCGTCGCTCGGCCTCGTCAAACGAAGCCAACGGGTGGACTCACCGAACAAGACCTGTTACGAGACGGTCGTAGATGGATTGTCTATCCACCTCGGTGACGACCTCCGCGTCGAGGCCGGAGCGAGCAACTACGTCGTCGACTCGATGCGGACACTCCTCGCAGCCATCGACGTTCAACACCTGTCGTACGAACGTGAAGAAAACAGCGTCGACGTGCGGTTCGAGTTGGCGCCACATCTCCTCGACGCACTCGTCGAACTGTACATTCGCGATACGAACTCGCGCGACCAGTAA
- the glmS gene encoding glutamine--fructose-6-phosphate transaminase (isomerizing), with product MCGITACIGADDSVGSLVEGLRRLEYRGYDSAGIAVKNQTGISMTKRVGEVSELVAAVEKNPIAGSYGIGHTRWATHGGVTDGNAHPHTDEAGRVAVVHNGIISNYQSLRSDLESKGHSFSSETDTEVVPHLIEENLRAGATPEEAFRAAIGCLSGSYAIAAIIDDEEAIYATRSGSPLVLGVGDGEYFLASDVPAFIQHTQNVVYLHDGDFVVTRSDGYTITDSAGRSVDRPVEHIEWDPETATKGGYEHFMYKEINEQPGALRRTTQGRLNTHTGGVELDEFPPGTFADVEQIHLVAMGTSHHAGMYAASLLNARGIPAFAFMSGEYSVVKPPVTPNTLVIAVSQSGETADTLDAVRRARAAGAKTLAVTNVVGSSMTRECDDELLLRAGPEIGVAATKTFSSQVTALALLSERISEDITGVRSSDARNLMEALARLPGDVQEILDTSTAREIAIEYEESDAYFFIGRGPAHPVALEGALKFKEISYEHAEGFAASELKHGPLALVTPITPVFAIFTGHEDEATLSNMKEVQARGAPVIAVTSDRSSEVVEFADHVLSIPETHPEIAGILANVQLQLVAYHAANLLERPIDKPRNLAKCVTVE from the coding sequence ATGTGCGGAATCACCGCCTGCATCGGAGCAGACGACTCTGTCGGCTCACTCGTCGAGGGACTCCGGCGTCTGGAGTACCGTGGCTACGACTCGGCCGGAATCGCCGTCAAGAACCAGACTGGCATCTCGATGACCAAGCGCGTCGGCGAAGTCTCCGAACTCGTCGCGGCAGTCGAAAAGAACCCGATCGCTGGATCGTACGGAATCGGCCACACTCGCTGGGCCACTCACGGTGGTGTCACGGACGGCAACGCGCACCCGCACACTGACGAGGCAGGTCGCGTCGCAGTCGTCCACAACGGCATCATCTCGAACTACCAGTCGCTTCGCTCCGACCTCGAATCGAAGGGTCACTCCTTCAGCAGCGAGACGGATACCGAAGTCGTACCGCACCTCATCGAAGAGAACCTTCGTGCCGGCGCGACCCCCGAAGAAGCCTTCCGCGCGGCTATCGGGTGCCTCTCGGGAAGCTACGCTATCGCAGCCATCATCGACGACGAGGAAGCAATCTACGCGACTCGCTCCGGGTCGCCACTCGTCCTCGGTGTCGGCGATGGCGAGTACTTCCTCGCGAGTGACGTTCCGGCGTTTATCCAGCACACCCAGAACGTCGTCTACCTCCACGACGGAGACTTCGTCGTGACCCGCTCTGACGGCTACACGATTACCGACTCTGCGGGGCGCTCTGTCGACCGGCCAGTCGAGCACATCGAATGGGACCCAGAGACGGCAACGAAAGGTGGCTACGAGCACTTCATGTACAAGGAGATAAACGAGCAACCCGGCGCGCTTCGACGCACGACACAGGGTCGGCTGAACACCCACACCGGCGGTGTCGAGTTAGACGAGTTCCCACCGGGAACCTTCGCCGACGTCGAGCAAATCCACCTCGTCGCGATGGGAACGTCCCACCACGCAGGAATGTACGCGGCGTCCCTCCTGAACGCTCGTGGCATTCCCGCCTTCGCGTTCATGTCGGGCGAGTACTCTGTGGTTAAGCCACCGGTGACGCCGAACACGCTCGTCATCGCGGTCAGCCAATCCGGTGAGACGGCCGACACACTCGACGCCGTGCGCCGCGCTCGTGCAGCAGGTGCGAAGACACTCGCCGTCACGAACGTCGTCGGTTCGTCGATGACTCGCGAGTGTGACGACGAGTTGCTGCTCCGTGCCGGTCCGGAAATCGGTGTCGCAGCGACCAAGACGTTCTCGTCACAGGTGACTGCACTCGCGCTCCTGTCGGAGCGCATCTCTGAGGACATCACGGGCGTGAGGTCATCTGACGCCCGGAACCTCATGGAGGCACTGGCTCGGCTCCCCGGCGACGTTCAGGAGATCCTCGACACGTCGACTGCGCGTGAGATTGCAATCGAGTACGAAGAAAGCGATGCGTACTTCTTCATCGGTCGGGGGCCCGCCCACCCCGTTGCCCTCGAAGGTGCGCTGAAGTTCAAAGAAATCTCGTACGAACACGCCGAAGGGTTCGCCGCTTCAGAACTCAAACACGGCCCGCTCGCACTCGTCACACCCATCACCCCGGTGTTCGCCATCTTCACCGGCCACGAAGACGAGGCCACGCTGAGCAATATGAAGGAAGTTCAGGCACGGGGTGCTCCAGTCATCGCCGTCACGAGCGACCGGTCGAGCGAAGTCGTCGAATTCGCCGACCACGTCCTGTCGATCCCGGAGACGCACCCAGAGATTGCTGGTATCCTCGCGAACGTCCAACTCCAACTCGTGGCGTACCACGCGGCGAACCTGCTCGAACGGCCAATCGACAAGCCACGCAATCTCGCGAAGTGTGTCACTGTCGAGTGA
- a CDS encoding sugar phosphate nucleotidyltransferase — protein sequence MSHRINEAVVLAAGEGRRLRPLTTFQPKPMLPVANRPVVEYVLDSLFECGIEHVVVVVGYRSERIQTHLSARYPDANIDFVRQDSRLGSGHALLQAEGYVGDEFVVCNGDNVIDADIVSKVLERFSVTDSVATLAVASSDTPEEYGVVVEHDGRISDIDEHGAESGYLVNAGVYVFDSSVFDALRRTPSYDGETRLPDVIHYLDGYVSSVTVNGGWLDPSHPWGLLSVTETLLARLDSSSISDSARIHDLAVLEHPVVIGDDCNVGPGAVIGAGSCLQNNVVVGANSVVERSILSTDAHVDAGAILRDSVVGPGAKIGDGVVSPGGRADVILEGRLYTDRQLGSIVGDRAVVGANVTLSPGSRVGAEAVVGAGTVLHGDVRERVEVTH from the coding sequence ATGAGCCACCGAATCAACGAGGCTGTCGTCCTCGCTGCTGGGGAGGGTCGTCGACTCCGACCGTTGACCACGTTCCAGCCTAAGCCCATGCTTCCGGTGGCTAACAGGCCGGTCGTCGAGTACGTACTCGACTCTCTCTTCGAGTGTGGCATCGAACACGTCGTGGTCGTCGTCGGCTACCGCTCTGAGCGTATTCAGACACACTTGTCTGCGCGCTACCCGGACGCAAATATCGACTTCGTCCGCCAAGATTCGCGACTCGGAAGCGGCCACGCCCTCCTCCAAGCAGAGGGGTACGTCGGGGACGAATTCGTGGTCTGCAACGGTGACAACGTCATCGACGCGGACATCGTCTCCAAAGTGCTGGAGCGCTTTTCGGTAACTGACTCCGTGGCAACGCTCGCTGTCGCGAGCTCCGACACACCCGAAGAGTACGGTGTGGTGGTCGAACACGACGGCCGGATCTCCGATATCGACGAACACGGCGCCGAAAGTGGCTACTTGGTCAACGCCGGCGTCTACGTCTTCGATTCGTCTGTCTTCGATGCGCTTCGGCGGACGCCATCGTACGACGGAGAAACCCGACTTCCAGACGTCATCCACTATCTGGACGGCTACGTCTCGTCGGTCACGGTCAACGGCGGTTGGCTCGACCCCTCGCACCCGTGGGGACTACTCTCGGTGACCGAGACCCTACTCGCACGCCTCGACTCTTCGTCGATTTCCGACTCTGCTCGCATCCACGACCTCGCTGTACTCGAACACCCCGTCGTCATCGGCGACGATTGCAACGTGGGTCCTGGTGCCGTCATCGGTGCTGGAAGCTGTCTCCAGAACAACGTCGTCGTCGGCGCTAACAGCGTCGTCGAGCGGTCTATCCTCTCGACCGACGCGCACGTCGACGCCGGTGCAATCCTTCGGGACTCAGTCGTCGGACCCGGTGCGAAGATTGGCGATGGCGTCGTCTCGCCCGGTGGCCGCGCAGACGTCATCCTCGAAGGCCGACTGTACACCGACCGCCAACTCGGGAGTATCGTCGGTGACCGCGCTGTCGTCGGTGCCAACGTGACGCTCTCGCCGGGGAGCCGCGTCGGTGCCGAAGCCGTTGTCGGCGCAGGAACCGTCTTACATGGTGACGTGCGCGAACGCGTGGAGGTGACGCACTGA
- a CDS encoding DUF7344 domain-containing protein: MVTDSLQTNSEAVEQTAPEQIAETTGGSTEVSEQVPESLSKDIVFEILKNQRRRDALRYLKENDGEAKLGDMAEFIAAKENDIDVKALSSSQRKRVYIGLYQCHLPKMDSAGIVEFDKNRGDITLLDAADQLETYLNGDVSPSSDSAEEAPSLASTPKRNLTIAAGVAATVSAGLLGVPGLEQIPAAGWAVLSTATLMAITAMESYKDRLHA, from the coding sequence CGATTCACTACAAACCAACTCTGAAGCTGTCGAACAGACGGCACCGGAACAGATCGCCGAAACGACCGGAGGCTCGACTGAAGTCTCTGAACAAGTCCCAGAATCTCTCTCGAAGGATATCGTCTTCGAGATTCTGAAGAACCAGCGCCGCCGTGACGCCCTCCGTTACTTGAAAGAGAACGACGGTGAAGCGAAGCTCGGTGATATGGCCGAGTTCATCGCTGCAAAAGAAAACGACATCGACGTCAAAGCACTCTCTTCGAGTCAGCGCAAGCGTGTCTACATCGGGTTGTACCAGTGCCACCTCCCGAAGATGGACTCGGCTGGCATCGTCGAATTCGACAAGAACCGGGGAGACATCACGCTCCTCGATGCAGCGGACCAACTCGAGACGTACCTCAACGGTGATGTCTCTCCCTCTTCGGACTCGGCCGAAGAGGCTCCGAGCCTCGCGTCGACGCCGAAGCGGAACCTCACGATCGCCGCCGGCGTGGCGGCCACAGTCTCTGCAGGTCTCCTCGGTGTCCCTGGCCTCGAACAGATTCCCGCTGCTGGATGGGCCGTCCTGAGCACCGCGACGCTCATGGCAATCACCGCGATGGAGTCGTACAAAGACCGTCTCCACGCGTGA